GCCTGACGCGATTCTGACGCAGGGCTCCTATGTTTATGAGATTTTGACCCGGGCAGGCATCTCCATCCCAGAGGAAGTGGGCTATGCCGTCCTGGATGCCTGGAAAGACACTCCGCACCTCTCGGGAATCGACCAGAATGCGCACTTAACAGGAGCCCGGGCCACTGAGTTGCTCGTTGAAAAACTCAATATACAGGACGTTGGCATCCCTGAGATTGCCACGCAGGTTCTGGTCGAGGGGTCCTGGATCGAAGGTGCCACCCTACGTCCACCTTCAGGCTGAGACAGTGCAAAGGCTAAAAAGGTCAGCTCGCCCTAGCTGAACTGTATCAGAAAGGCTCTTCTTGCGAGGCCGGTGAGTGAAATGCACACTCACATCCATGAAGCCTACCCCTATGTGCCTCTTCCTTGCTGCTATCGCTACCCTTTTCATCAACGGATGCCAGGAGACAAAACAGGTTCACGCTCCGACCGCTTCAGGTAAAATCTCAATCGATGAGCCTGCGGTCACTCCCACCCCGGCCACAACGATCTGGCAGGGCGAATGGCTCGCCCAGGTAAAGGAGATGTCGTTAGCCGACTCATCCGAGCAACGCCCCGAGATTACCGAGCTACTTCAGTATGCAGAGGCTGACCTCAACCGAGAGCCACCCACCATTGTAAATAAAGCGGTGCTACCGGCCAGCGGTGATCCACACGACTACTTTAGTATGGGTCCGTACTGGTGGCCAAATCCCGACACCGAGGATGGGCTGCCCTATGTCCGCAGGGACGGTCAGTTTAACAAAGAGAATTTGAATGATATGCAGAGCCTGGGGACAGTCATAAGCACCGTCCGTCGTCTGGGACTAGCCTACTATTTAACCGGTGACGAGCGTTATGCACAACAGGCAAGCCTCTGGCTACGCACGTTCTTTCTGGATGAGGCAACCCGGATGAATCCCCATCTTCGTTACTCCCAGGCGATACCGGGCAAGTGCGAAGGGCGCTCTATCGGTATGATTGATACGTGGTCGCTCCCCACGATGCTCGACGCCGTCACCCTCCTGCAAGGCTCACCATACTGGACCGCTCAGGATGAGTCGGACTTCCGGCAATGGGTTAGCGACCTGCTGGATTGGTTTCTGCACAGTGACTACGCAGCTATAGAATCATCTCAAAGGAACAACCACAGTGTATGGTATTTCGCACAGGTCGGTGCCTACGGTATATTCTCCGGACGGGGCGAAGAGATCCGGCAGCTATATGTGGAGAAGGTACCAGAACTGACTCAGCAAATATCGCCCGATGGCAGCATGCCGGAGGAACTCTCGCGAACCCGTCCCCTGCACTACACGACGTTTTGCCTGCAGGCCTTCCTCGATATTCAGGCTGTCTGCGATGAAGTCGACTTAGAGCTTACGGACCAACAGGTCCGCGTCCACCAGGCGGTATCCTACCTCGGATACTACATGGATCATCCGGATCAGTGGCCATACAAGGAAATGCGCAAGAATGATGCCCGTGATCTATGGACAGTATTTCGCCGCGCAGGCACACGCTTCGACGACCCCCGCTGTAGCGTATGGGAGCAGGAGGCTCCGCCGCCCAGTAAAAAAGATATGTATATGCGCCTGGTTTTCGCACCACCTCCATCTATAGAGACCCTGTAATATCGTTCATCTTAGTGCTCCATGAAACTATGTTAATCATGACAGCTGAACTGTATCAGAGGAAGCCATCTTGATCCTTTGTTATGAAATTCATATCTTAATCATCGACAATATAACCCATTCCCAAAAACCCAAATCAGAACAAACAAAACCCCTGAAATCATAATGACAATGAACCACCCCATACCTAGCCTCCTGTTGCGTGTAGCACTTATTT
This genomic interval from Ruficoccus sp. ZRK36 contains the following:
- a CDS encoding alginate lyase family protein, with protein sequence MKPTPMCLFLAAIATLFINGCQETKQVHAPTASGKISIDEPAVTPTPATTIWQGEWLAQVKEMSLADSSEQRPEITELLQYAEADLNREPPTIVNKAVLPASGDPHDYFSMGPYWWPNPDTEDGLPYVRRDGQFNKENLNDMQSLGTVISTVRRLGLAYYLTGDERYAQQASLWLRTFFLDEATRMNPHLRYSQAIPGKCEGRSIGMIDTWSLPTMLDAVTLLQGSPYWTAQDESDFRQWVSDLLDWFLHSDYAAIESSQRNNHSVWYFAQVGAYGIFSGRGEEIRQLYVEKVPELTQQISPDGSMPEELSRTRPLHYTTFCLQAFLDIQAVCDEVDLELTDQQVRVHQAVSYLGYYMDHPDQWPYKEMRKNDARDLWTVFRRAGTRFDDPRCSVWEQEAPPPSKKDMYMRLVFAPPPSIETL